Proteins from a genomic interval of Pseudomonas sp. RC10:
- a CDS encoding tripartite tricarboxylate transporter permease, which yields MMTPLLEQILIAFGMGIVGAVIFAGIGLISGSDETTTLAPLTLLVVLLGVPAPGVLTFFLAGAVAKHMTHAVPTALLGIPGDTLATPLMREANFLRNLGVPHIALRKMISGAVIAALIAVPMAVLFAVMLAPFGDAIKYAAPWVFLLAAIAIAWFSKGRLAAVFALVPFVMVIVGLQSITGQYGVKLSVSYFLGIAIGPLIAALFSMLAPAERETMRRQDVRTFSLSPDVKSGGGFFPNPLKVLDSKQSLWTAITASISSATFVFSPVAMTVIMGELVGSRVKHVYHRLTTVITARNGVTEATYIAEALIPLIAFGLPLSPVAAGPAAPLFNAPPRFSVDAATGQVNNLHTLLSTWEFLGYGMLAVIVAILIAYPFTMNYAHRAASFVSRKISHEAVISTFVGLILVIGIWEGGALGLLVIVTVGLLGGFLSRFLGFNIGVQFMGYYTAVLTVPALVALLSI from the coding sequence ATGATGACACCCCTGCTGGAGCAGATTCTCATCGCGTTCGGGATGGGCATCGTGGGTGCCGTGATTTTCGCCGGGATAGGCCTGATCTCGGGCAGCGATGAAACGACAACCCTCGCCCCGCTCACCTTGCTCGTGGTGCTGTTGGGGGTCCCCGCGCCCGGTGTGCTGACGTTCTTTCTCGCCGGTGCGGTGGCCAAGCACATGACCCACGCCGTACCCACCGCGTTGTTGGGCATTCCGGGCGACACCCTGGCGACGCCTCTGATGCGCGAAGCCAACTTCCTGCGCAATCTGGGTGTGCCGCACATTGCCCTGCGCAAGATGATTTCGGGTGCTGTTATCGCGGCCCTGATTGCGGTACCCATGGCGGTTCTTTTCGCCGTGATGCTTGCGCCGTTCGGCGACGCCATCAAATACGCCGCCCCGTGGGTTTTCCTGCTCGCCGCAATCGCCATTGCATGGTTTTCCAAGGGACGTCTCGCTGCGGTGTTCGCCCTCGTCCCGTTCGTGATGGTCATCGTCGGTTTGCAAAGCATCACCGGACAATACGGCGTCAAACTGAGCGTCAGCTACTTCCTTGGCATCGCCATCGGCCCGTTGATTGCCGCGCTGTTTTCCATGCTGGCACCCGCCGAGCGGGAAACGATGAGACGCCAGGATGTGCGCACCTTTTCGCTGTCTCCGGATGTAAAAAGCGGGGGCGGATTTTTCCCCAACCCCCTCAAGGTGCTGGACAGCAAACAAAGCCTGTGGACTGCGATCACCGCCAGCATCTCCAGTGCGACTTTCGTGTTTAGTCCGGTTGCGATGACCGTGATCATGGGCGAACTGGTCGGGTCACGGGTCAAGCATGTCTACCACCGCCTGACCACGGTGATCACGGCCCGCAACGGCGTCACCGAAGCGACCTACATCGCGGAAGCCCTGATCCCGTTGATCGCGTTTGGCCTGCCGTTGAGCCCGGTTGCAGCCGGGCCGGCCGCGCCGCTCTTCAACGCCCCTCCTCGCTTCAGCGTTGACGCCGCCACCGGACAGGTCAACAACCTGCATACCCTGCTCAGCACGTGGGAGTTTCTGGGTTATGGAATGCTGGCGGTCATCGTCGCCATCCTCATTGCCTACCCCTTCACCATGAATTACGCCCACCGGGCAGCGTCCTTCGTCTCACGCAAGATCAGCCACGAAGCAGTGATCTCGACCTTTGTCGGCCTGATTCTGGTGATCGGCATCTGGGAAGGCGGCGCGCTCGGATTACTGGTGATCGTCACCGTCGGCCTGCTGGGCGGTTTTCTGTCGCGGTTCCTGGGCTTCAACATCGGTGTGCAATTCATGGGGTACTACACCGCCGTGCTGACGGTGCCCGCACTGGTCGCCTTATTGAGCATATGA
- a CDS encoding hydroxymethylglutaryl-CoA lyase, whose translation MNSHRELSVRLVEVGARDGLQNEKLTLAPSIRVELLKRLANAGLRTLEAGAFVSERWVPQMAGSGDVLKALPDLPDVTWTALVPNARGLEEALAAGCREVAVFAAASEEFSQKNINCSIAESLKRFQEVMVRARDAGVRVRGYVSCVMGCPFTGHVRPETVAAVSASLYGMGCYEISLGDTIGTGTPADTKALLDACTNVVPVSALAGHFHDTYGMAIANIHAALEMGVRVFDSSVSGLGGCPYSPGATGNVATEDVLYLLDGLGIKHGVDLEAVIDAGAFIDAHLGRETASRVARARLAKRQREA comes from the coding sequence ATGAATAGCCATCGCGAACTGTCCGTTCGGTTGGTGGAAGTAGGCGCCCGTGACGGATTGCAAAACGAGAAGCTGACGCTTGCGCCCAGCATACGAGTCGAACTGCTGAAAAGACTCGCCAATGCAGGCCTGCGAACGCTGGAAGCCGGCGCCTTCGTCTCTGAAAGATGGGTACCACAGATGGCAGGATCAGGTGACGTCTTGAAAGCGTTGCCGGACCTGCCGGATGTCACCTGGACCGCGCTGGTCCCAAATGCTCGGGGGCTGGAGGAAGCACTGGCAGCGGGTTGTCGCGAGGTGGCGGTATTCGCCGCCGCTTCCGAGGAGTTCTCTCAAAAGAACATCAATTGCTCTATTGCAGAGAGCCTGAAGCGCTTTCAGGAAGTGATGGTGCGCGCCCGGGATGCCGGTGTCAGAGTGCGAGGCTATGTATCGTGCGTGATGGGTTGCCCCTTCACAGGTCATGTAAGACCTGAGACGGTTGCCGCCGTCAGCGCCTCCCTCTACGGGATGGGCTGCTATGAAATCAGCTTGGGCGACACCATTGGAACAGGAACGCCAGCGGACACGAAAGCGCTGCTGGACGCCTGTACCAACGTGGTTCCGGTCAGCGCCTTGGCAGGCCATTTCCACGACACATACGGGATGGCGATTGCCAATATCCACGCCGCCCTGGAGATGGGGGTTCGCGTGTTCGACAGCTCCGTCTCAGGGCTGGGGGGCTGCCCCTATTCCCCTGGTGCGACCGGAAACGTGGCCACCGAAGACGTGCTTTATCTGCTGGACGGGTTGGGGATCAAACACGGTGTCGACCTGGAGGCCGTCATCGATGCGGGTGCGTTCATTGATGCTCATCTCGGGCGCGAAACGGCGTCCAGAGTGGCCAGGGCGCGCCTGGCAAAACGGCAACGCGAGGCCTGA
- a CDS encoding hydroxymethylglutaryl-CoA reductase, degradative — MSIDSRLPNFRALTPAERLNHLQDVLNLPAADVALLRDHGALALDIADGMIENVIGKFELPYAVASNFQINGRDVIVPLVVEEPSVVAAASFMAKLARDAGGFLTSSSQPLMRAQVQIVDIEDPFNARLSLLRRKDEIIELANRKDQLLNKLGGGCRDIEVHTFAQSPRGPMLVAHLIVDVRDAMGANTVNTMAEAVAPLMEEITGGKVRLRILSNLADLRLARAQIRIAPELLTTAAYKGEDVIEGILDAYNFAVIDPYRAATHNKGIMNGIDPLIVATGNDWRAVEAGAHAYACRDGHYGSLTTWEKDSKGHLVGTLEMPMPVGLVGGATKTHPLAQLSLRILGVKTAQELAEIAVAVGLAQNLGALRALSTEGIQRGHMALHARNIALSAGAKGDEVTWLVKQMVEARDVRSDKATELLNQKRAE; from the coding sequence ATGAGCATTGACTCTCGCCTTCCCAACTTTCGTGCCCTGACCCCTGCTGAGCGTCTGAATCACCTTCAGGATGTGCTTAACCTCCCGGCCGCTGACGTGGCCCTGCTTCGGGACCACGGCGCGCTCGCGCTCGACATTGCGGACGGCATGATCGAGAACGTGATCGGCAAGTTCGAATTACCGTACGCCGTGGCCAGCAATTTCCAGATCAATGGGCGCGACGTCATTGTCCCTCTCGTGGTTGAAGAGCCTTCGGTCGTTGCAGCGGCGTCTTTCATGGCCAAACTTGCCCGTGACGCCGGAGGATTCCTGACCTCCAGCTCCCAGCCGCTGATGCGCGCGCAAGTTCAGATCGTGGACATCGAAGACCCGTTCAATGCCCGCCTCAGCCTGCTGCGCCGTAAAGACGAAATCATCGAACTGGCGAATCGCAAGGATCAGTTGCTCAACAAGCTAGGCGGCGGCTGCCGAGATATTGAGGTCCACACCTTTGCTCAAAGCCCGAGAGGCCCCATGCTCGTGGCTCACTTGATTGTGGACGTGCGTGACGCGATGGGTGCCAACACGGTGAACACGATGGCCGAAGCCGTCGCCCCGTTGATGGAGGAAATCACCGGCGGCAAGGTACGCCTGCGCATTCTTTCCAACCTCGCCGACTTGCGCCTGGCGCGCGCACAAATCCGCATTGCCCCAGAGCTGCTGACCACAGCGGCCTATAAAGGTGAGGACGTTATTGAGGGCATTCTCGACGCCTACAATTTTGCCGTCATCGATCCCTACCGCGCCGCAACTCACAACAAGGGCATCATGAACGGGATCGACCCGCTCATTGTCGCGACGGGTAACGACTGGCGAGCCGTTGAAGCGGGTGCTCACGCCTACGCCTGCCGCGATGGACACTATGGTTCGCTGACGACGTGGGAAAAAGACAGCAAAGGCCACTTGGTCGGCACACTCGAAATGCCGATGCCTGTGGGGCTCGTCGGCGGTGCCACGAAAACCCACCCCCTGGCCCAACTCTCCTTGCGCATTCTGGGTGTGAAGACCGCACAGGAACTCGCCGAGATTGCGGTCGCTGTAGGCTTGGCACAGAACCTCGGAGCATTGAGAGCCCTCTCTACGGAAGGCATCCAGCGCGGCCACATGGCTCTGCACGCACGAAATATTGCGCTATCCGCCGGCGCTAAAGGGGATGAAGTGACTTGGCTGGTCAAACAGATGGTCGAAGCGCGCGACGTTCGCTCCGACAAAGCGACGGAGCTTCTCAACCAAAAGCGAGCCGAGTGA
- a CDS encoding PLP-dependent aminotransferase family protein, whose product MSRMTLAQQLTASLAAQIGDGTYRAGDRLPSLRECMRLLGHSKNTVITAYEALASQGLVEARHGQGFFVRQSTADHSEPEEPPPYARAMDTIWLMRQQFVREPGHSPLGEGFPPVEWLMDMRLDKFTRQIMRMGVTTLFRYGNRLGNASLRQHLVQKLASYSISANPRQIVTTHGANHALDLIIRRFLAPGDSVLVEDPGYYPLFGKLQLQGARMLSVPRLPDGPDLDALEVHLRLHKPKLFFLQSVGHNPTGSDISPSKAHRLVQLAQEHDFILVDDDALADFKPATTIRVSALDQLKRSLYVGSFSKSVSAALRVGFIAGSKDVIDELGDLKMLLHTSSSELCERTVDVVLMEGHFLRHLIRLQERVGSATTAALEVLDDMGAEVFCRPEQSLYLWAKFPHFDDARDLTRLLLPKGFMIAPGHIFSPEQSRINPWTRLNVAYLNDPSFKSTLHQ is encoded by the coding sequence ATGAGCAGAATGACCCTGGCTCAGCAGCTGACCGCATCGTTGGCGGCCCAGATTGGCGACGGGACTTATCGAGCGGGTGACCGTTTGCCGTCACTTCGCGAATGCATGCGTTTGTTAGGGCATTCAAAAAATACGGTCATCACGGCGTATGAAGCCTTGGCATCTCAAGGCTTGGTTGAGGCCCGGCATGGGCAGGGGTTTTTCGTTAGGCAAAGCACCGCTGATCACAGCGAGCCTGAGGAGCCTCCGCCCTATGCGAGAGCAATGGACACCATTTGGCTGATGCGCCAGCAGTTCGTCCGCGAGCCCGGCCACTCGCCGCTTGGAGAAGGGTTTCCGCCTGTCGAATGGCTAATGGATATGCGCCTGGACAAGTTCACCCGGCAGATCATGCGCATGGGCGTGACCACGTTGTTCCGGTACGGAAACCGGCTGGGTAATGCCAGCCTTCGCCAGCATCTGGTGCAAAAATTGGCGTCCTACTCCATTAGCGCGAACCCTCGGCAAATCGTCACAACTCACGGTGCGAATCATGCGTTGGACTTGATCATCCGTCGCTTCCTTGCGCCGGGAGACTCAGTACTTGTCGAGGATCCAGGCTACTACCCTTTGTTTGGCAAGTTGCAATTACAGGGGGCTCGAATGCTGTCAGTGCCGCGTCTGCCTGATGGTCCGGACCTTGATGCCCTGGAAGTACATCTGCGGTTGCATAAGCCGAAATTGTTCTTCCTCCAGTCGGTTGGCCATAACCCGACAGGTTCTGACATTTCGCCGAGTAAGGCGCATCGACTGGTTCAACTGGCACAGGAGCATGATTTCATTTTGGTGGACGACGACGCGCTCGCTGATTTCAAGCCCGCCACAACCATCAGAGTGTCGGCATTGGACCAATTGAAGCGTTCGCTGTATGTGGGGAGCTTTTCGAAATCCGTTTCCGCAGCCCTGAGGGTGGGGTTCATCGCGGGCAGCAAGGACGTCATCGACGAGTTAGGTGACCTGAAAATGTTACTGCATACCAGTTCTTCTGAGCTTTGCGAGCGAACTGTCGACGTAGTGCTAATGGAGGGGCATTTTCTGAGGCACTTGATTCGTCTTCAAGAGCGTGTCGGATCGGCCACCACCGCAGCGTTGGAAGTGCTGGATGACATGGGGGCTGAAGTATTCTGTCGCCCGGAACAAAGCCTGTATTTATGGGCCAAATTTCCTCATTTCGATGATGCCAGGGATTTGACCCGTCTGCTTTTGCCGAAGGGTTTCATGATCGCTCCCGGGCACATCTTTTCTCCCGAGCAATCACGGATCAATCCTTGGACCAGGCTCAATGTCGCTTACCTGAACGACCCTTCCTTCAAGTCGACGCTGCACCAGTGA
- the rclC gene encoding reactive chlorine resistance membrane protein RclC, with protein sequence MNSPNTLIQKLLIQATELDKIGVHLIRIGVAIIFIWIGALKFVPYEADSITPFVANSPVMSFFYEHPEQYKTHLTHEGQLDPVQRQWQTDNHTYAFSDGLGTVEILIGLLVLSYAVSRRMGMIGSVLAFLTPLVTLSFLITTPEAWVSNLGDGDFGFPYLSGGGRLVLKDVLMLAGAVVMIADSARQLLQEKSAPQAYEAQSV encoded by the coding sequence ATGAACTCCCCAAATACCCTGATTCAAAAGCTTCTAATCCAGGCAACAGAACTCGATAAAATCGGGGTGCATCTGATCCGTATCGGCGTCGCAATCATTTTCATCTGGATTGGCGCGCTGAAATTCGTGCCGTACGAAGCCGACAGCATTACGCCGTTCGTGGCGAACAGTCCTGTCATGTCTTTCTTTTACGAACATCCCGAGCAATACAAGACTCACCTGACTCACGAAGGCCAACTCGACCCTGTGCAGCGCCAGTGGCAGACCGACAACCACACTTACGCATTCTCTGACGGCCTGGGCACAGTCGAGATTCTGATTGGCTTGCTGGTGCTCTCGTACGCCGTCTCAAGACGCATGGGAATGATCGGTTCTGTCCTCGCATTTCTGACGCCGCTGGTGACGCTGTCATTCCTGATCACTACACCCGAAGCCTGGGTGTCGAACCTTGGAGATGGAGACTTTGGGTTCCCTTACTTGTCGGGAGGTGGACGGCTTGTGCTCAAGGATGTGCTGATGCTGGCGGGCGCCGTGGTCATGATTGCGGATTCTGCTCGCCAATTGCTTCAGGAAAAATCGGCCCCACAGGCTTACGAGGCTCAGAGCGTCTAA
- a CDS encoding alkene reductase: protein MSQLFTPTMLGSALLQNRIVMAPMTRARANIDGSPGPLAAQYYAQRASVGLIITEGTQPSDDGQGYPATPGIYTDAHVTGWREVTAAVHAQGARIFFQLMHAGRMSHPLNTPHHRQGVAPSAIAPGEQIFTLSGMKDIPVPRALGLDEMPQVINEYRYAARRAVDAGGDGVEIHGIAYLIHQFLAISSNQRTDRYGGTLENRARFAIEVAQAVVEEIGADRTGIRLSPGFGGMGLNHGDEGPDLYRYLVGELDKLGLAYLHIVHYGGDALLHDLRKLWHQALILNRPDRPREDVGKDIARGLADLESYGQMTLANPDLIHRLKSDLPLNAADPSTYFGSSPQGYADGYTDYSTLA, encoded by the coding sequence ATGAGCCAACTGTTCACACCCACAATGCTTGGCAGCGCATTGCTTCAAAATCGCATCGTCATGGCGCCGATGACCCGAGCCCGCGCCAATATTGACGGCTCACCCGGCCCACTTGCCGCCCAGTACTACGCGCAGCGCGCAAGCGTGGGTCTGATCATCACGGAAGGCACCCAGCCTTCCGACGACGGCCAAGGATATCCCGCAACACCCGGCATCTACACGGATGCACACGTGACAGGCTGGCGTGAGGTTACAGCCGCAGTGCACGCTCAGGGCGCTCGCATCTTCTTTCAACTGATGCATGCCGGGCGCATGTCACATCCGCTCAACACGCCCCATCATCGGCAAGGTGTAGCGCCCTCGGCGATCGCCCCTGGGGAGCAGATCTTTACGTTGTCAGGTATGAAGGACATACCAGTGCCGCGTGCCCTTGGCCTCGATGAAATGCCGCAGGTGATCAACGAGTACCGATACGCTGCGCGCCGCGCAGTGGACGCCGGAGGTGACGGTGTGGAGATTCATGGCATCGCCTACCTCATTCATCAGTTCCTGGCGATCAGCAGCAACCAGCGTACGGATCGCTACGGCGGAACGCTGGAGAACCGCGCACGTTTTGCCATTGAGGTTGCACAGGCTGTAGTGGAGGAGATTGGAGCGGATCGAACGGGTATTCGCCTGTCGCCCGGCTTCGGCGGTATGGGACTCAACCATGGTGATGAGGGCCCCGATCTGTATCGTTATCTGGTGGGCGAACTCGATAAGCTCGGCCTCGCGTACCTGCATATTGTTCACTACGGCGGCGACGCGCTTTTGCACGATCTGCGCAAGCTCTGGCATCAGGCGCTCATTCTGAATCGACCTGATCGGCCGCGTGAAGACGTCGGGAAAGACATCGCAAGAGGTCTGGCAGACCTTGAATCGTACGGGCAAATGACGCTGGCCAATCCAGATCTTATTCACCGATTGAAAAGCGATTTACCTCTCAATGCCGCCGACCCCAGCACCTATTTTGGCAGCAGTCCGCAGGGCTATGCGGACGGGTACACCGATTACTCGACATTGGCCTGA
- a CDS encoding NAD(P)-binding domain-containing protein has product MKSIGIIGAGQIGSAIAQQLARLNIEATLANSRGPETLHEQVRQLGPSIKAGTREDAAAKDIVFVAVPWRQLKEALTGLPNFEGRIVVDTTNPLQKQPFAAIDIGGQASSALVAQMAPGARLVKAFNHHAYWNLAAVPTKEGGHRILFYAGEDAAAKAEIASLIERLGFFGADMGDIETGSRLFQPPTGPLAGPNLVKMELQA; this is encoded by the coding sequence ATGAAAAGCATCGGAATCATTGGCGCCGGACAGATCGGCAGCGCAATCGCTCAGCAGCTCGCGCGTTTGAACATTGAAGCAACACTGGCCAACAGCCGAGGACCTGAAACCCTCCACGAGCAGGTCAGGCAACTGGGTCCTTCGATCAAGGCCGGGACACGTGAGGACGCGGCTGCCAAGGACATCGTGTTCGTGGCGGTTCCTTGGAGGCAGTTGAAGGAGGCACTCACGGGCCTGCCAAACTTTGAAGGACGCATCGTGGTGGACACAACCAACCCGTTGCAGAAACAGCCCTTTGCGGCCATCGATATCGGTGGACAAGCCTCTTCAGCGCTGGTCGCGCAAATGGCCCCAGGTGCCCGTTTAGTCAAGGCGTTCAATCATCACGCCTATTGGAATCTGGCGGCCGTACCTACAAAAGAAGGCGGTCATCGGATTCTGTTCTACGCAGGAGAGGATGCGGCTGCCAAGGCTGAGATCGCATCTCTGATCGAGCGTCTGGGGTTCTTCGGCGCAGACATGGGAGATATCGAAACGGGCAGTCGTTTATTCCAGCCACCGACAGGCCCGCTTGCAGGCCCCAATCTCGTGAAGATGGAGTTGCAGGCATGA
- a CDS encoding malonic semialdehyde reductase, whose protein sequence is MSIRSAMTNDVLAQLFTDARSHHHWTDRAVSDESLKALYELAKWGPTSGNLQPARIVFVRSEDGKRKLYPALEGMGSNPEQVRMAPVTAIVAQDTRFFDQAPRLFPRMNFKPMFEADAAFAESIAYRSSSLTGAYLMIAARGLGLDVCPMSGFHNAIIDEAFFSGTSWKANFIFTIGYGDDARLYPRDPRLSFEEACRFE, encoded by the coding sequence ATGTCTATTCGCTCTGCGATGACCAACGATGTGCTGGCTCAACTGTTCACAGATGCCCGGTCTCATCACCACTGGACAGATAGAGCCGTATCGGACGAGTCGCTCAAGGCACTCTACGAACTGGCCAAATGGGGCCCTACCAGCGGGAACCTTCAGCCTGCCCGCATCGTTTTTGTCCGCTCCGAGGACGGGAAACGCAAGCTTTACCCCGCGCTTGAGGGCATGGGCAGCAACCCCGAGCAAGTACGGATGGCGCCTGTGACGGCCATCGTGGCTCAGGATACGAGGTTCTTCGACCAGGCACCTCGCCTGTTCCCTCGAATGAATTTCAAGCCGATGTTCGAGGCTGACGCAGCCTTTGCCGAGTCGATTGCCTACCGCAGCAGCTCGCTAACAGGGGCTTACCTGATGATCGCAGCGCGCGGCCTGGGGCTGGATGTGTGCCCCATGTCCGGTTTCCACAACGCGATCATCGATGAGGCTTTTTTCAGCGGCACGTCATGGAAAGCAAACTTCATTTTCACCATCGGCTATGGCGATGACGCGCGCCTGTACCCACGTGACCCTCGGCTGTCCTTCGAGGAAGCCTGCCGCTTCGAGTGA
- a CDS encoding pirin family protein: MSRAAEKTTVQLRQITHRTHGRRNGPAVRLMSPSDFGQILKPFVFLDFFDMQGPPFVGDLHPHSGIATLSYLIDGRMDLIDPDGTTVVLPSGGVEWMQAGKGMWHGGSVGDEDHGRVRGFQLWVALPPESELGPTRSAFQKAEDIVSAGPARVLLGSYGSVSSAIETPSPMNFLAVKLKAGERWTYVSPTGHTVLWVSPVEGGLLANGEKLHPEELVAFERSSHSVHFEALTDTQFVLGSAIPHKHDLALGYYSVHTSPQALKVGEAHIQTIGKRLVEEGRLDRRYIR; the protein is encoded by the coding sequence ATGTCCCGCGCTGCTGAAAAAACCACTGTGCAACTGCGTCAGATCACTCATCGCACCCATGGGCGACGCAACGGTCCAGCCGTGCGCCTGATGAGCCCGTCAGATTTCGGCCAGATCCTCAAACCGTTTGTGTTCCTGGATTTCTTCGACATGCAGGGCCCGCCCTTCGTGGGCGACCTTCATCCACATTCGGGGATTGCCACGTTGTCCTATCTGATCGATGGGCGAATGGACTTGATTGATCCGGATGGCACCACGGTCGTTCTGCCCAGCGGCGGCGTCGAGTGGATGCAGGCAGGTAAAGGCATGTGGCACGGCGGCAGCGTCGGCGATGAGGACCATGGTCGTGTTCGTGGCTTTCAGCTCTGGGTTGCTCTGCCACCCGAGTCGGAACTCGGGCCAACACGCTCTGCCTTTCAGAAGGCTGAAGACATCGTCAGCGCAGGTCCGGCACGTGTTCTGCTGGGCAGCTACGGCAGTGTCAGCAGCGCAATCGAAACCCCGTCGCCTATGAATTTCCTGGCCGTAAAACTCAAGGCCGGAGAGCGGTGGACCTATGTCTCGCCTACGGGGCATACGGTGCTCTGGGTATCACCCGTTGAAGGAGGGCTGCTGGCCAACGGTGAAAAGCTTCACCCTGAAGAGTTGGTTGCGTTCGAACGCTCCAGTCACTCGGTTCACTTCGAGGCCTTGACTGATACCCAGTTCGTCCTGGGGTCTGCCATACCTCACAAGCACGATCTCGCCCTGGGCTATTACTCGGTTCACACCTCACCGCAGGCGCTGAAGGTCGGAGAAGCCCACATCCAAACCATCGGCAAACGCCTGGTCGAAGAAGGTCGCCTGGACCGCCGGTACATTCGATAA
- a CDS encoding NAD(P)H-dependent oxidoreductase: MTTVSVIVGSTRDSRFSSAPANWIEHHLEQREGLNVRLLDLRDFDLPFFDSAMLPGFPGRPAYENENVRRWTEQIATSDAFVVATAEYNFGPPAVLKNALDWVYPEWNRKPIGFVSWGSVGGARAVQQLREIATELQMASIRTAVHIPVGAIYAHFQGNTDEIEAALQAQNDQAGRMIDDLLWWSDALKTARNTTA, encoded by the coding sequence ATGACCACCGTTTCCGTCATTGTCGGCAGCACCCGTGACAGCCGCTTCTCCAGCGCCCCAGCCAACTGGATCGAGCACCATCTGGAACAACGTGAAGGGCTCAACGTCCGCTTGCTCGACCTGCGCGATTTTGATCTGCCTTTCTTCGACAGCGCCATGCTTCCTGGCTTTCCTGGCCGTCCGGCGTATGAAAACGAAAATGTTCGTCGCTGGACTGAACAGATTGCGACCTCTGATGCGTTCGTGGTGGCCACGGCCGAATACAACTTTGGCCCGCCCGCAGTTTTGAAGAACGCGCTGGACTGGGTGTACCCGGAGTGGAACCGCAAACCGATTGGTTTCGTGAGCTGGGGCAGCGTTGGCGGCGCTCGTGCCGTGCAGCAACTACGTGAAATCGCGACAGAGCTTCAAATGGCTTCGATTCGCACAGCGGTGCATATCCCGGTCGGGGCGATCTATGCCCATTTCCAAGGCAACACCGATGAAATCGAGGCCGCGTTGCAGGCACAGAACGATCAGGCGGGACGCATGATCGACGACCTGCTCTGGTGGTCGGATGCCCTCAAAACCGCTCGCAACACAACCGCCTGA
- a CDS encoding LysR family transcriptional regulator gives MDLNDVALFVQVVRAGSFAEAGRRLGMPPSTASRRVQLLEAALGTRLMQRTTRRLVLTDAGTNFYAESADQIDALLRVAGQVTNDSAEIAGRVRVAAPVDFFNWFPAQAVAQFIAEHPRVRLEFELNDARVDLLGEGIDVAMRGGDRDPSLFARKLGTSYQTLVASPGYLEAHGVPAQPGDLSAHQCITSPSHGGPRTTWRLGGVDHQAATIEVDGPFQANTSSAQLEAALAGLGIALLPIALSAAHIDAGRLKEVLPDYTSGAIGVHLVYHSRRQLPRAVSAFIEFAATTIKEMGLMDVGQRRGRIA, from the coding sequence GTGGACCTGAATGATGTCGCGCTTTTTGTTCAAGTCGTTCGAGCGGGGAGTTTCGCCGAAGCAGGGCGGCGCCTCGGCATGCCTCCCAGTACTGCCAGCAGGCGTGTGCAGCTATTGGAGGCCGCGTTAGGTACACGGCTGATGCAACGCACCACGAGGCGTTTGGTGTTGACCGATGCAGGAACCAACTTTTACGCCGAATCTGCCGATCAAATCGATGCGTTGCTGCGGGTTGCCGGTCAGGTGACTAATGATTCTGCTGAGATTGCTGGTCGCGTTCGGGTGGCTGCTCCTGTGGATTTTTTCAACTGGTTTCCGGCACAGGCTGTCGCGCAATTCATCGCTGAGCATCCGCGAGTACGTCTTGAATTCGAGCTGAATGACGCGCGCGTCGATCTGCTGGGCGAAGGAATAGACGTCGCCATGCGCGGAGGTGATCGCGATCCATCGCTGTTCGCACGCAAACTGGGCACGAGTTATCAAACTCTGGTGGCGAGCCCAGGCTACCTGGAGGCGCATGGCGTACCGGCACAGCCAGGGGATTTGAGTGCCCATCAATGCATCACTTCACCGTCTCACGGTGGCCCACGCACAACCTGGCGGCTGGGCGGTGTCGACCATCAAGCGGCGACCATCGAAGTGGACGGTCCTTTTCAAGCCAATACCTCTTCTGCGCAGCTTGAAGCGGCTCTAGCCGGATTGGGTATTGCGCTGCTGCCCATAGCACTCAGCGCTGCCCATATCGACGCAGGGCGATTGAAGGAAGTGCTCCCTGATTACACTTCAGGCGCAATAGGCGTGCATCTTGTCTATCACAGCCGCCGTCAACTGCCTCGTGCGGTATCTGCGTTCATCGAATTCGCAGCAACCACCATCAAGGAAATGGGGTTGATGGACGTCGGTCAGCGCAGAGGGAGGATTGCTTAG